A stretch of Acidicapsa ligni DNA encodes these proteins:
- a CDS encoding thiolase family protein — translation MEEAVIVSAVRTPVGRAGKGAFATARPDDLAAAAIRGALARVHELNVNEIDDLILGCAMPEGEQGWNLARTVVLRSELPVSISGMTVNRLCASGLEAIAQAAMRVQTGISKVVIAGGAESMSMIPMSGNKPSPNPWLAEHYPTALLTMGLTAERVARHYGVSREDQDAFSLASHEKAIAAQAAGRFSDEIIPYPVSNTAVGSKPQETMVLADEGPRADTSLAALARLKPAFHAEGSVTAGNSSQTSDGAAAAVIMSANRAAELGIKPLARFVAYATAGCLPEEMGAGPIFAIPKVLAQAGLRLEDIGLIELNEAFAAQALAVIRELGLDPEQVNVNGGAIALGHPLGCTGAKLTASILAEMRRRQVRYGMVTMCVGGGMGAAGIFELLN, via the coding sequence GTGGAAGAAGCCGTCATCGTCAGCGCCGTTCGCACCCCAGTCGGCCGCGCAGGAAAAGGCGCCTTCGCCACCGCTCGCCCCGACGACCTAGCCGCCGCCGCCATCCGTGGCGCTCTGGCCCGCGTACATGAACTCAATGTTAACGAGATCGACGACCTCATCCTGGGTTGCGCTATGCCTGAAGGGGAACAGGGCTGGAACCTTGCGCGGACCGTGGTTCTGCGCTCGGAACTGCCAGTCTCCATCAGCGGCATGACCGTCAATCGCCTCTGCGCATCGGGATTGGAAGCGATCGCTCAAGCAGCGATGCGTGTGCAAACCGGTATTTCTAAAGTAGTTATCGCAGGCGGGGCGGAATCTATGAGCATGATTCCCATGAGCGGTAACAAGCCCAGCCCCAACCCCTGGCTGGCCGAACATTATCCCACCGCGCTGCTTACGATGGGCCTGACTGCAGAACGCGTCGCCCGCCATTACGGCGTTTCCCGAGAAGATCAGGATGCTTTTTCGCTCGCCAGCCATGAAAAAGCGATTGCCGCGCAGGCTGCCGGACGATTCTCGGATGAGATTATTCCATATCCGGTAAGCAATACCGCAGTCGGATCTAAACCGCAAGAAACAATGGTCTTAGCCGATGAAGGTCCGCGAGCCGACACTTCACTGGCGGCGTTGGCCAGGCTCAAACCCGCCTTCCATGCCGAGGGAAGCGTGACTGCCGGCAACTCTTCACAGACTTCGGATGGAGCTGCTGCTGCGGTGATTATGAGTGCGAACCGGGCCGCTGAGCTTGGCATCAAGCCGCTGGCCCGCTTCGTTGCTTATGCGACTGCCGGTTGTTTGCCGGAGGAGATGGGTGCGGGACCGATTTTTGCTATCCCAAAGGTGTTGGCGCAGGCAGGCTTAAGGCTTGAAGATATTGGCTTAATTGAATTGAATGAGGCGTTTGCGGCGCAGGCGTTGGCGGTGATTCGTGAGCTCGGGCTCGATCCGGAGCAAGTAAATGTGAACGGGGGAGCGATTGCGTTAGGGCATCCCCTGGGATGTACAGGGGCAAAACTTACAGCTTCAATTCTTGCGGAGATGCGTCGCCGACAGGTTCGCTACGGCATGGTGACGATGTGCGTCGGCGGCGGCATGGGAGCTGCGGGGATTTTTGAGCTGCTGAATTAA
- a CDS encoding 3-hydroxyacyl-CoA dehydrogenase/enoyl-CoA hydratase family protein, with amino-acid sequence MTNPSLPAAPQNTARESISALAQPMLIRRAAVLGAGTMGSRIAAHLANAGIPVLLLDIVPDGETKSRNRLASSALESLFKARPAAFYELSAARFITAGNFEDDLSKLANCDWVIEAVTENLAVKQTLLTRILPHLGSEAILTTNTSGLPIVQIADSLGDALSPSARKRWFGTHFFNPPRYMRLLEVIPTPDTDSAVVAAFSAFADRILGKQVVLAHDTPNFIANRIGVANMFTALSLMKQQGLTVEEVDALTGTAIGWPRTGTFRLADMIGIDVLAHVASNFSEGVTSDGSTNDGPLNLINAMVEHRWLGDKSGQGFYKKTRDAAGQEQRFALDTQTLEYRPLAKAKIPALEMAKNAASLPERLRLLLANDPKKDKASAYLWPLLANLWNYSADRIDEVTDDAPSIDRAICAGFNWELGPFALWDAAGAASTVARMKELSLPVSPRVESLLAAGHGSWYSSDGKSCFSPITNQMEPIAAIPGHARIADYRTASANSKGVIRRNPGASLVDLGDGIACLELHSVKSAIGGDVVSLLNSVLAPASEAVRNFQGFVISSDAENFSVGANLMQLLLGMQEGEWDEINLAIRGFQQMTSAIKFCPRPVVVAPFGLCLGGGAEISLHAAQRQLHAETYMGLVEAGVGLIPGGGGTKEMALRAMDLAVTIAPPEPRDPPSKFAQSGEYATALKRSLETIAMAKVSTSAAEARALGLLSAADRVTLNRERLLLDAKAQSLTLANAGYVAPVSRAQIPAAGLAALSMLETGIFLMGEAGFASVHDQKVAAKAAYVLCGGRLTPGTLVTEQYLLDLEREAFLSLCGERKTQERISFTLKTGKPLRN; translated from the coding sequence ATGACCAATCCATCGTTACCCGCAGCTCCCCAAAATACAGCCCGCGAATCAATCTCCGCGCTCGCGCAACCTATGCTCATCCGCCGCGCCGCAGTCCTCGGAGCCGGCACTATGGGCTCCCGTATCGCAGCCCATCTCGCCAACGCCGGAATTCCCGTTCTCCTCCTGGACATAGTTCCCGATGGCGAAACAAAATCGCGAAATCGCCTGGCCTCGTCTGCCCTCGAATCTCTGTTCAAAGCCAGGCCTGCAGCCTTCTATGAACTATCCGCTGCCCGTTTCATCACAGCCGGCAACTTCGAAGACGATCTCTCCAAACTTGCAAACTGTGATTGGGTCATCGAGGCCGTCACCGAAAACCTCGCAGTCAAGCAAACCCTGCTAACTCGTATCCTCCCGCATCTAGGCTCTGAAGCGATCCTCACCACCAACACCTCTGGCCTGCCGATAGTGCAGATCGCAGACAGCCTCGGCGATGCACTCAGCCCCTCCGCACGCAAGCGCTGGTTCGGAACTCACTTCTTCAATCCGCCTCGCTACATGCGCCTGCTGGAAGTGATTCCCACCCCGGATACCGATTCCGCAGTAGTCGCCGCCTTTTCCGCATTTGCCGATCGCATCCTCGGCAAGCAGGTGGTCCTGGCGCACGATACGCCAAACTTCATCGCCAACCGCATCGGCGTCGCCAATATGTTCACCGCGCTGAGCCTTATGAAGCAGCAAGGGCTTACCGTCGAAGAAGTCGACGCCCTGACCGGCACGGCCATCGGCTGGCCGCGAACCGGCACCTTCCGCCTGGCCGACATGATCGGCATCGACGTTCTCGCCCATGTAGCCTCCAACTTTAGTGAAGGCGTTACCAGTGACGGCTCCACCAATGACGGCCCATTAAATCTCATCAATGCGATGGTCGAGCACCGCTGGCTGGGCGACAAATCCGGCCAAGGATTCTACAAAAAAACGCGCGATGCAGCAGGCCAGGAACAGCGCTTCGCCCTCGATACACAAACGCTCGAATATCGTCCGCTGGCCAAGGCCAAAATTCCAGCCCTCGAAATGGCAAAGAACGCCGCCAGCCTGCCCGAACGCCTGCGCCTGCTGCTCGCCAACGATCCTAAGAAGGACAAAGCGTCAGCCTACCTATGGCCCCTGCTGGCGAATCTCTGGAACTACTCCGCAGACCGCATCGACGAGGTAACCGACGACGCACCCTCGATCGATCGCGCCATCTGCGCCGGGTTCAATTGGGAGCTGGGACCATTTGCCCTATGGGATGCAGCAGGCGCCGCAAGCACTGTCGCCCGCATGAAAGAACTGTCCCTGCCCGTCAGCCCGCGTGTGGAATCTCTGCTCGCAGCGGGGCATGGCAGTTGGTATTCCTCCGATGGCAAGAGCTGCTTTTCGCCCATCACCAATCAGATGGAGCCGATTGCCGCCATTCCCGGCCACGCTCGCATTGCCGACTATCGCACTGCCTCGGCGAACAGCAAAGGCGTCATTCGCAGGAATCCTGGAGCATCGCTGGTCGATCTGGGCGACGGCATCGCCTGCCTCGAACTTCACTCCGTTAAATCCGCCATCGGTGGCGATGTTGTCTCGCTGCTTAACTCGGTACTGGCTCCTGCCAGCGAGGCGGTTCGTAACTTTCAAGGCTTCGTCATCAGCAGCGATGCGGAGAACTTCTCCGTCGGCGCCAATCTCATGCAACTCCTGCTCGGTATGCAGGAGGGCGAGTGGGACGAAATTAACCTCGCCATTCGCGGCTTCCAGCAGATGACCTCAGCCATCAAGTTCTGCCCGCGCCCCGTCGTTGTCGCTCCGTTTGGATTGTGCCTCGGCGGCGGCGCTGAAATCAGCCTCCACGCCGCGCAGCGCCAGCTCCACGCCGAAACCTACATGGGTCTCGTAGAAGCCGGAGTAGGCTTGATTCCCGGCGGCGGAGGTACCAAGGAAATGGCTCTCCGCGCAATGGATCTGGCCGTGACCATCGCACCTCCTGAGCCCCGCGACCCACCGTCAAAGTTCGCCCAATCAGGCGAATACGCTACTGCCCTCAAGCGTTCGCTCGAAACCATAGCTATGGCCAAGGTCTCAACATCCGCTGCCGAGGCCCGCGCTCTGGGCCTGCTCTCCGCAGCCGACCGCGTTACTCTCAACCGCGAACGCCTGCTGCTCGACGCCAAGGCGCAGTCGCTCACGCTGGCAAATGCCGGATACGTCGCTCCCGTTTCGCGTGCGCAGATTCCCGCAGCCGGACTGGCGGCACTCTCAATGCTTGAAACCGGTATCTTTCTCATGGGCGAGGCAGGCTTCGCTTCGGTGCACGATCAAAAGGTCGCCGCCAAAGCTGCCTACGTTCTCTGTGGAGGACGCCTGACGCCCGGCACACTGGTCACCGAACAATACCTGCTCGATCTGGAGCGCGAAGCATTTCTGTCCCTCTGTGGCGAGCGCAAAACCCAGGAGCGCATCTCCTTTACACTCAAAACCGGCAAGCCCCTAAGGAACTAA